From a region of the Cucumis sativus cultivar 9930 chromosome 6, Cucumber_9930_V3, whole genome shotgun sequence genome:
- the LOC105435867 gene encoding uncharacterized protein LOC105435867: MAFQVRMMIGLRLHVAILMISLLLTKTSFVSSIPTQELDAMLSVVRAQGYNLFSNAITTSDLYLDLLTAAPNASFTLFAPTDSSLFAIAMTQSASAYTATLRYHCLPRRFSLFDLNRLPSQVPIQTLLPSQYVSLTRRLRGSSSDAIFVNGVNIVLPGLYYSRHVAVHGLEGILSLHSQIQFPYYSLPPLSPFLPSAPSSFPPKENRDFTGPAADRSIGISSVFPPLSPSNSLNKTIDLPFNHTFLGPSPERSNFQFEPPVTSSVSPSTISPILPPAVSNEVTPSTPLTSTSAAWMMKPEDGLNGETVDEYDPSNWMAFGFTEENSKNVDVEDSHPRPNVL, encoded by the coding sequence ATGGCGTTTCAAGTCCGAATGATGATCGGCCTCCGTCTCCATGTCGCTATCCTCATGATTTCCCTCCTCCTAACCAAAACCTCCTTCGTCTCTTCCATTCCTACGCAAGAGCTCGACGCAATGCTCTCCGTTGTCAGAGCTCAAGGCTACAATCTCTTCTCCAATGCCATAACCACTTCCGACCTCTATCTCGATCTCCTTACCGCCGCCCCCAACGCCTCCTTCACCCTCTTCGCCCCTACCGACTCCTCTCTTTTCGCTATCGCCATGACTCAGTCCGCCTCCGCCTACACCGCCACTCTCCGCTACCACTGCCTCCCTCGCCGCTTCTCTCTTTTCGATCTCAACCGCCTCCCTTCCCAGGTTCCAATCCAGACTCTTCTTCCCTCACAGTATGTTTCTCTCACTCGCCGCCTTCGCGGATCAAGTTCCGACGCCATTTTCGTCAACGGTGTTAACATTGTTCTCCCTGGATTGTACTACAGCCGTCACGTTGCGGTCCATGGCTTAGAAGGAATTCTCAGTCTGCATTCTCAGATCCAATTTCCCTACTATTCTCTTCCTCCTCTTTCGCCGTTTCTCCCTAGCGCTCCCAGTAGTTTTCCGCCTAAAGAGAACAGAGATTTCACAGGTCCGGCCGCTGATCGTTCAATCGGCATCTCCTCTGTATTTCCACCGCTTAGTCCGAGCAATTCTTTGAACAAAACTATTGATCTTCCATTTAATCATACATTTCTTGGTCCTTCACCGGAACGATCCAATTTCCAATTCGAGCCGCCGGTAACTTCCTCTGTTTCGCCATCGACGATCAGTCCAATACTTCCGCCGGCCGTTTCTAATGAAGTAACTCCGTCGACGCCATTGACGAGCACCTCAGCAGCGTGGATGATGAAACCAGAAGACGGTTTGAACGGGGAAACAGTGGATGAGTATGATCCATCGAATTGGATGGCATTCGGATTCACggaagaaaattcaaaaaacgTTGATGTTGAAGATAGTCATCCTCGTCCAAATGTACTGTAG